The genomic region AAATCAATCCAATCCAACGGTAAAGGAATCCATAGTTGTAATATGAAAAACGCTATTCAGCGGGTATTCAAAAAATCACAATGATTTTTCCTCTCCTTTTTCTCTTACCTATTTTCTCCTCTCAAATGAATCTCTCTTTAATCTGACCCCTCTTTACTTAAATAAGTGAAACATAAGAATTTTCTCATTTGAATCTTTACTCCACATACTAAGAAAAGCCGAAACTACATATAATCATCATTATTTGAGGCAAATAGCGCATCAATTTCTCAAACTACATATAATCAATTGTTGTTAATAAAAGCGAGTAGCAAAAAAGATCCCATCCTTGTGTCCAAATGTAAGCATATCCTAAAACTCGCACGACTTTGTGAACTATTTGGTAGTTCTTCCattatttccttaatttttccTAGCTTGACATGGTGAAAGTAAATGGTATATCAAAAGTAATTCCATCGTGAAGGAATTGATAGAGAATTCCTTACTCACTTTGCTGCAAGTCAAATCTATGAAGAAAGGGGTTAACGTTTGAAAATCTGGAAATTCTTAAATGGCTCTCGTTTTTGCATTagataagacttttttttttctgcagtaaaaatagtattataatttaattgttttggTTCATGCCTTTACGTGCCTAAAAAATATAGCAGTTTctgtttttattatgtattgtCACGACAGGGACTAAAACAAGTGAAGAAGAATATTGTATggatcaaaatcaaaagataggACTAAAAAAGTGTCatatttacaagaaaaaaaaacatatttaggtaattattttattacattgCTGAAATGAATCCAATATTTGTACCATATATGTAGACaactaattaaggaaatttTTAGTTCGCctttttttgttcttgattGTAGTTTATAGCTCTAGGTAATTGTTTGGTTAAAAATTTTAGATGTTAATTTATAGGGAATTATCATTTTTGgttcattattttttagaattttttttatattgataggtttagttttaaaatttttattctagtcctttatgtttttaaaagttttattttgatacattaaattttaaaatttttattttggttatttatattttttgaaacttctattttaatatttttttttgttttctgttaaaaatattagtgtTATGTTAATCTTGGGTTTCTAGGCATTTGGGTTTCTAGCCATTTGGATTTGGTATATGTGAGGGTATTGTTTTGTAATGGTAACtaggaacacaaaaaaattattaggtttGACTTGTGAAAAAAATAAGTGGTTCAAacgtgatttatttatttaaatgagtttaattaaaagttaggatttgctttgtttaaaaaaaaaagaaactaaagttTACGCTTGACTTgtcttatttaaaaaagtaaagcTTAAATTCGGCTTGTCTTAGCTTATTCAATTCACTTATgacttaattttcttaatttaaaaaagaaattattaaattatttaacttaattaatttagtatttaataaaaataggtTATTAAACATGTAATATGATATGGTGAGACTtacgtgtgtgtatatatatataaacaaattattcaTTAGTCGAACTTGAGAAGTTTACGAATATTTTGACTCATTTATGCTCTTAATTGTAACACTTTGATtctcatcttatttttattaaattttttttttcattatttctaaTCATCAATGTACTGGAAAACTTAAATTACGAGAGACACAATTAAGAATATTGAGTATAttcacttataatttttaataatttatttgaaacaAAGTGAAACAATtgttaaaatattcaaaatacacTTAAAAGTAGTTATTATTAGGGAAAATTAATAGAAGTAATTAAAAGTTTGAGAAAAATACAATTCTAAGATTAAAATAGTAAtcagaataataaaatataatttaagaattttgggaattaattaaaattcttgtgtaaaatgattaaaatatccTTAATTGACTGCAAATGTAGAACCGTAGACtttttaaccaaaataaaatttaagaaatactctacattttaattttaattataaaaattattttaagcttaaaaatctaaaaaattcaacatctaatttttttaactaaagtgATTTATTTCAGATTTTCAATAACAATATAATCATGGCTAAATTAGTTTGTTGgtccaataatatatttttaggtttaattttgtTCTCTTACTGATCATGAATTCAATTTAATCATCTAATTTAGTGGTGATTTTAAATggctaaaaaatatacatttagaTGGTTGGACAAAATTTGCATTACACAACCACTtgcattgattttaaaaatcaaaggatcaaattcaacaaaaaaaagactaaatcaaactaatcttaaaaattagaacatgaaatcaaataaaaaaaagagaaaaaaaaattaatttaacctataatataaataatatataatatgtatccattaataaataaaataatttttaggaaaTGAAATCGAATacacaataacaataataataagtagctatatatataaagcgtatacaaaattaatacagATCAATATAGAGAgtaaataaaagttatattgcaacaaataattaatgttaagaaggatagtagaattttaattatttgatgaaAGAAAAGCAACAAGGTACTAAATCACATTACAGAAGTTTCCTTCCCCCAATTGACTTCCACTTCCCTGTTAACGGCCCAAATCCTCAGCTACCTGCGCATAacaaaacttattatttatcaGTTGTGACTCGGCTCGTTCCCTCACAATAGTTAagtattgatatatatatatatatatatatatcatgattTCTTACCTTAATTAAAACAGTGAGTTTATTGAACATATAGTCTGAATCAATGTGAGCAAAAGAAGCACAATTGCAGCAACTGTAGATGCTATTTTCCAAGGAGTGTTGAAGTAATCGTGTTTGAAGATAGCCTTGTACTTGTTGCAAGGACTTTCATAGAAATCATTTAAGCTATTGCAGAGAGAGAAATACACTGGATTGAAACGTGGCATCCCAATATTTGAGCCCAGACTGTTAACCATTGTAGCCACTGCATTAGCATCACCCATCCAATTGACAATAATTTTCTTATCAACTAGTACATTCACATCTTTTTCAGTGTTGATAAGAAAATCTAGAATCTTTCGGTATTGAGTAATGATGTTTGTATCATCTGAAAGGTGACATTCCTCAAATGCCACTATATTCCTGAAGAACACTTCTGAATCGTCAGCTATATTCAAGATTGGCATTGTCAACACACCGTCACTAGAATAGGTCAAGTCAAGTAAGCATTCATTTTCATTTGGACTGACCTTGAATTTAAGACCTGCCTCCCGCAGTTGGCCTGCACTGTATACATGTTTTATTACTTtgcattcttcttcttttctaagAACAAATTTTGATGATGATATTATACTAGTTCTCATAAGATCGGTGAAGTGCTTTGGGGACTCTGTTGGGCACCATGTTCCACATCCCACACGCTTCAAGCAGTTGAAAGAAATATGAAGAAAGGAGGGAAATTCCTGATTCATACCAGCGAGGTTGTAAAGTTGTTTAAGAACAAAGAAAGGAAGCTGATTTTCTAGTAGTATCAAGTCGCTCTTAATTTGCATTCGCATCCAGTCTTTTAGCAACACAGGGTCCTTTCCCCGCCAATAGTTGTATCTATAGAGTCTCAAAAAAAGCTCAATTATGAAGCAACCATCAATGAGAATCATCTTTAAGAAATCATCGCTGTTATATTTAATACGCACTGCATAACAACTTCGAATTTTGTCTTCCAACGCTTGAAGTGTGACAACAAAGGTTCCCATAGGTATTTGGGTTCGATTTAGAAATGCCTTGAGATACTTCACTTTAAGCTCTTCCATTGACTCAAAAATGATGTCTTCCTTTCCAGCATCACGTGCTTTGTGTAAAGGGCCAATTGAAACAATTTGAGGTGTGTAAGCTTTGGGATTAGTTTCACGAATGACTGGTGGTACTCTATAAATGCATTGCATATCGAATGCATACATTTCTGGAGGTTGGACATTTTGAAGCTCGTTGGTTAATTTTGTCTTCAAACATTGTTGTTTACTTAATGAATCACTTATTTGTCCTTCCATTTGGATAAAAGTCTGTAGCTATGAGATTCATAGACATCGATAACAAACATGAAGTTAGATAAGTATAATGTTAACAAATTTCGTTTAAATTTCCCCAGTTATGGAACCAAGAAGAGGCAAATTCAAAGGACTCAAATAAAATGTGACAGAGACATCGGGtgtaatataatatgaaaattccaataaatgaattaaaaggaGTTTTTTTCCTAGAGAGGATTGGGGTTGGGGTTGAAGGTTACTAACTCATATTTTCCATAGAGTCTTTAGTCTTTAGTCTTTAGTGAGTGTCATTTTGTTCCATGAAAGGTGTCGTATGATATTGGGCCACTAGGCCAGCAGCACACAACCACACAGCAACATAAAAATCGCATAACACACAAACACTTGAGGATTGGTTCGGTTTGGGCCATTTCCAAAATGAtatgttattgttgttggaATTGGTTCCAAATTTCTGGTCGGATCCCAAATTTAAGGTTATTAATCTCACAGTTAAGGCAAAATAATagaatatcaatatatatatcaataaaattttctaaaattaatatttatatcaatATTGTAAATATAATAGATGATTTAATTTATCTAATTAATGAGACTTTCaacttagaatatatatatatatatatatatatatatatatatatatatatatatatatatatatataaacgtgTAAGGGTGTAATACTATTTGTTTCCTCAAACTTTGACTTACTGATTTTCATTTGAATACTTTCTTACCATAAAGAGGTGAATTCATAGCTTCTAACACGCATATGGGATATTTTCCATGCTTTGATATAAGTGAACTATTTAACAAAATGTAACCACATGACATTAAACTCTTgatattcatcatccacataaatataccaattttttaattttagtttattttttagaagCCACACGTATAAAGAGCTGATATTGTTGTTGGAAATGACAACAAATTTCTGATGAGATCCCGAGTTTAAGGTTATTAGAGTATACCACAGTTAGGGAAATTAAaaactgataaaattaaaataatatttaaattaaaacatataaaataataaaa from Glycine soja cultivar W05 chromosome 16, ASM419377v2, whole genome shotgun sequence harbors:
- the LOC114389147 gene encoding UPF0481 protein At3g47200-like isoform X2, with product MEGQISDSLSKQQCLKTKLTNELQNVQPPEMYAFDMQCIYRVPPVIRETNPKAYTPQIVSIGPLHKARDAGKEDIIFESMEELKVKYLKAFLNRTQIPMGTFVVTLQALEDKIRSCYAVRIKYNSDDFLKMILIDGCFIIELFLRLYRYNYWRGKDPVLLKDWMRMQIKSDLILLENQLPFFVLKQLYNLAGMNQEFPSFLHISFNCLKRVGCGTWCPTESPKHFTDLMRTSIISSSKFVLRKEEECKVIKHVYSAGQLREAGLKFKVSPNENECLLDLTYSSDGVLTMPILNIADDSEVFFRNIVAFEECHLSDDTNIITQYRKILDFLINTEKDVNVLVDKKIIVNWMGDANAVATMVNSLGSNIGMPRFNPVYFSLCNSLNDFYESPCNKYKAIFKHDYFNTPWKIASTVAAIVLLLLTLIQTICSINSLF